Proteins from a genomic interval of Yoonia sp. GPGPB17:
- a CDS encoding mandelate racemase/muconate lactonizing enzyme family protein, with amino-acid sequence MKVTGLTIWSVNLTSHATYYMAEGKACATVKTHVLRLETDTGLEGWGEVCPIPHYLPAFADGIPSAITEMAPQIIGMSPFGVDAPMRKLDGYLPGHAHAKSIVDMALWDLFGRATGQPLYALLGGRTRADMPLYHSITCVAPDEMARIAKETYATGIRQFQVKLGADADWQMDAERLIKVREAVGAGPIVYGDWNCGATKLHATRTGRAVAHLDVMLEQPCKTLEDCADVRKATGLPMKIDECAYDLATLMQASDLGCMDAVALKLSKFGGLSAMRRARDLTVHLGAEICAECTWGSDIVTAASLHFAASTPNGSLLNTCDLSGYVAPRICPDAPVRVNGRIAPPAGPGLGVVPDRDVLGPPILELR; translated from the coding sequence ATGAAGGTCACCGGGCTTACAATTTGGTCCGTCAATCTGACAAGCCATGCAACCTACTACATGGCCGAAGGCAAAGCCTGCGCCACGGTTAAGACCCATGTTTTGCGTCTTGAGACCGACACCGGACTGGAAGGTTGGGGCGAGGTGTGCCCCATCCCGCATTATCTGCCCGCTTTCGCCGATGGTATACCAAGCGCGATCACTGAAATGGCACCCCAGATCATCGGCATGTCACCCTTTGGGGTCGATGCGCCGATGCGCAAGTTGGATGGCTATCTACCCGGGCATGCGCATGCGAAGTCGATTGTGGACATGGCGCTGTGGGACTTATTTGGAAGGGCGACCGGCCAGCCACTCTACGCTCTTCTCGGCGGGCGTACACGGGCAGACATGCCGCTCTACCACTCTATCACATGTGTCGCTCCCGATGAGATGGCGCGGATCGCAAAAGAGACCTACGCCACAGGCATTCGCCAGTTTCAGGTCAAGCTCGGTGCGGACGCCGATTGGCAAATGGATGCGGAGCGGTTGATAAAGGTGCGCGAAGCCGTTGGCGCAGGACCAATTGTCTATGGCGATTGGAATTGCGGGGCGACCAAGCTGCATGCCACACGGACGGGCCGCGCCGTGGCCCATCTTGATGTCATGCTCGAACAGCCCTGCAAAACGTTGGAGGATTGCGCCGATGTCCGCAAAGCAACAGGGCTGCCGATGAAGATCGATGAATGCGCCTATGATCTGGCCACTTTGATGCAGGCCAGTGACTTGGGCTGTATGGATGCTGTCGCCCTGAAGCTGTCAAAGTTTGGCGGCCTGTCTGCCATGCGCCGCGCCCGCGATCTGACCGTGCATCTGGGGGCCGAGATTTGCGCCGAATGCACCTGGGGGTCCGATATCGTGACCGCTGCGTCACTGCACTTTGCTGCCTCAACGCCAAACGGATCTCTGCTGAACACCTGCGATCTGTCCGGCTATGTGGCACCACGCATTTGCCCCGACGCGCCGGTCCGCGTGAACGGGCGGATCGCACCACCCGCGGGTCCGGGCCTTGGTGTTGTTCCTGACCGTGATGTCTTGGGACCCCCGATATTGGAGTTGCGCTGA
- a CDS encoding endonuclease/exonuclease/phosphatase family protein, which translates to MTRFTIASFNVKNLIEAEEEYYRFEEYTPEEYAWKRAWLADQLLTMNADVVCFQEIFSEAALRDVVIETDELGQSANDAVIPDRSKRYARKAIFRKLAYEPYTEAGLAFAPNSFDGGPGQRRPGVAVLSRFGFVGAPEIIQDLPEPLTVPFSDLDGSDGGSYQVKRLSRPILKVRIPLGSETVTVFNCHLKSKLGELPRPEGAVFPPAADLVNYDPATRAMGSLRSALRRMAEAWVLRSAVLKELEAGNPVMVLGDFNDSEHAVSSEIISGEAPFKNYAWMRRHDAQTRRDRYSDAENDIIQEKISKVRLYSAEKLFVKKSLRDMVYTSAFGGVFESIDQILMSRHFLPEFAGKIGEMEYFSVLNDHLTDGSHPEAPYNKLASDHGQIMAHMVLGDPDG; encoded by the coding sequence ATGACCCGTTTTACCATCGCTAGCTTCAACGTCAAAAACCTGATCGAGGCCGAGGAGGAGTATTACCGTTTCGAGGAATACACCCCAGAGGAATACGCATGGAAACGCGCCTGGCTGGCTGATCAGTTGCTGACGATGAACGCCGATGTGGTGTGCTTTCAGGAGATTTTTTCAGAAGCGGCCCTGCGCGATGTTGTCATCGAAACGGATGAGTTGGGGCAAAGCGCCAACGACGCGGTCATCCCTGATCGGTCCAAACGTTACGCGCGCAAGGCGATCTTTCGCAAACTGGCCTATGAACCCTATACCGAAGCGGGCCTCGCATTTGCCCCCAACAGCTTTGATGGTGGTCCCGGTCAACGCCGTCCCGGAGTTGCTGTGCTGTCGCGCTTTGGCTTTGTGGGCGCACCCGAGATCATTCAGGACTTGCCCGAACCCCTGACCGTCCCATTCAGCGATCTGGATGGCAGCGATGGTGGGTCTTATCAGGTCAAACGGCTCAGCCGCCCGATCCTGAAAGTGCGTATTCCGTTGGGCAGCGAAACGGTCACCGTCTTCAACTGCCACCTGAAGTCCAAACTAGGTGAACTGCCCCGACCAGAAGGGGCCGTCTTCCCGCCCGCTGCTGACCTGGTGAATTACGATCCCGCAACCCGTGCGATGGGTTCCCTCCGCTCTGCATTGCGGCGCATGGCCGAAGCATGGGTGCTGCGCAGCGCCGTACTGAAAGAGCTGGAGGCAGGCAATCCGGTGATGGTTCTGGGTGACTTCAATGATAGCGAACATGCGGTATCGTCCGAGATCATCAGCGGTGAGGCCCCTTTCAAGAACTACGCATGGATGCGCAGGCATGATGCACAAACGCGACGAGACCGATATTCAGACGCAGAGAACGATATCATTCAGGAAAAGATCAGCAAAGTGCGTCTGTACTCTGCGGAAAAGCTGTTCGTGAAGAAGTCGCTGCGCGATATGGTCTATACCTCGGCTTTCGGGGGCGTCTTCGAAAGCATCGACCAAATCCTGATGTCGCGACATTTCCTGCCCGAATTTGCGGGCAAGATCGGCGAGATGGAGTATTTCAGCGTGCTCAATGACCACCTGACCGATGGGTCGCATCCGGAAGCACCCTATAACAAACTAGCCTCTGATCACGGGCAGATCATGGCGCATATGGTTCTGGGTGACCCTGATGGCTAA
- the pcaD gene encoding 3-oxoadipate enol-lactonase: protein MAKVTRDGVTLYFEQQGPADGPAVVFSNSLGTTLHLWDAILPYLPDDLRILRYDMRGHGQSDVPKAPYTMGQLISDAAAICDTAEVHDAVFVGLSVGGMIGQGLAVKRPDIVRALVLSNTAAKIGNPKLWQDRIDAVRTTGLAGMSDEIMKRWFSNDFYGTPQMVPWKAMVEATSVDGYTGVSAAIAGTDFYTPTGALRIPTLGIAGSEDGSTPPDLVRETVDLIPGSQFSLMRRAGHLPCVEHPKTYAKHLTAFLQSIGHI, encoded by the coding sequence ATGGCTAAGGTGACACGCGATGGTGTGACACTTTATTTTGAGCAACAGGGCCCGGCGGATGGGCCTGCTGTTGTTTTCTCCAATTCGCTGGGCACAACGCTGCATCTGTGGGATGCCATCCTGCCCTATCTGCCCGACGATCTGCGTATCTTGCGATACGACATGCGCGGTCATGGCCAGTCAGATGTGCCAAAGGCACCATATACGATGGGGCAGTTGATCAGCGACGCCGCAGCCATATGTGACACGGCAGAGGTGCATGATGCCGTCTTTGTCGGGCTCTCTGTCGGCGGGATGATCGGGCAAGGTCTGGCCGTGAAACGCCCCGATATTGTGCGTGCGCTGGTTTTGTCGAACACAGCCGCGAAAATCGGCAACCCAAAACTCTGGCAAGATCGTATCGATGCGGTCCGCACGACGGGGCTCGCCGGGATGTCGGACGAAATCATGAAGCGATGGTTTAGCAACGATTTTTACGGCACACCCCAGATGGTTCCCTGGAAAGCCATGGTCGAAGCGACATCTGTTGACGGGTACACAGGTGTCAGTGCCGCGATTGCGGGAACGGACTTTTACACACCTACCGGCGCATTGCGCATTCCGACCTTGGGGATTGCCGGATCAGAGGACGGTTCTACGCCACCCGATCTGGTCCGTGAAACGGTTGACCTGATCCCGGGTTCGCAATTTTCTCTGATGCGGCGGGCCGGACATTTGCCCTGCGTCGAACATCCAAAAACATATGCCAAACATTTGACAGCTTTTCTGCAAAGCATCGGTCATATCTAA
- a CDS encoding aspartate aminotransferase family protein has product MQKLTSQSEWIARAQEVLPAGGFGNFDPGIIIAHGEGSRVWDEDGNEYVDYLIGSGPMLLGHGHPEVMDAVLEQLPKGMTFFANNAKGIALAEEIVQAVPCCEQVRFVASGGEADMYAIRLARAYTGRDKILKFEGGYHGMSAEAQMSLAPDKHVNFPQAVPDSAGIPQSVADQMLIAPFNDLAAVEALLTEHDDIAAIIAEPLQRIIPAEPGFLQGLRDLCDKYSVLLIFDEIVTGFRLAYGGAQERYGVTSDICTLGKIIGGGFPLAALGASAEIMQHFDKSAVSDGHWLMQLGTLSGNPVAAAAGLKTMEVLRREGSYDRLRDIGRELQRMQTDALTAAGISHQICGDETLFDIFFTDRVCRNYRTAKHDNPSRNLRYNATLRAHGVFKSPGKLYPSLAVTEADLALTKDAVLRAVESISGSQA; this is encoded by the coding sequence ATGCAAAAGCTGACCTCTCAATCTGAATGGATCGCCCGTGCGCAAGAGGTGCTGCCTGCGGGTGGATTCGGCAACTTCGACCCAGGGATTATCATCGCCCATGGCGAAGGCAGCCGTGTATGGGATGAGGATGGCAACGAATATGTCGATTACCTGATCGGCTCTGGCCCTATGCTGTTGGGGCATGGGCATCCAGAGGTAATGGACGCCGTGCTGGAACAATTGCCCAAGGGCATGACCTTCTTTGCAAACAACGCAAAGGGCATCGCACTCGCCGAAGAAATTGTTCAGGCCGTCCCATGCTGCGAGCAGGTCCGCTTTGTCGCATCCGGCGGTGAGGCCGATATGTATGCGATCCGCTTGGCGCGCGCCTATACGGGCCGCGACAAAATCCTGAAATTTGAAGGCGGCTATCACGGGATGAGCGCAGAAGCACAGATGAGCCTTGCGCCAGACAAGCATGTGAATTTTCCGCAAGCCGTGCCCGACAGTGCTGGCATCCCCCAAAGCGTTGCCGATCAGATGCTGATCGCACCGTTCAATGATCTTGCCGCCGTTGAAGCCCTGCTGACCGAGCATGACGACATAGCCGCCATTATCGCTGAACCGCTGCAACGTATTATCCCGGCCGAGCCGGGCTTCCTACAAGGTTTGCGGGATCTTTGTGACAAATACAGCGTCCTTTTGATATTCGATGAAATCGTCACCGGGTTCCGTCTTGCTTATGGTGGCGCGCAGGAACGCTATGGCGTGACCTCAGACATCTGCACCTTGGGCAAAATCATCGGAGGTGGTTTCCCGCTGGCCGCCTTGGGGGCCTCGGCCGAGATCATGCAACATTTCGACAAGTCAGCCGTGAGTGACGGCCATTGGCTGATGCAGCTTGGTACGCTGTCCGGCAATCCTGTTGCTGCCGCCGCAGGCCTCAAAACAATGGAGGTGTTACGACGCGAAGGAAGCTATGATCGGCTCAGAGATATCGGACGCGAATTGCAACGGATGCAAACGGATGCCCTGACCGCTGCTGGGATATCTCACCAGATTTGTGGCGATGAGACACTCTTTGATATCTTTTTCACGGATAGGGTCTGTCGTAACTATCGCACGGCAAAGCATGACAATCCCAGCCGCAACCTGCGCTACAACGCGACCTTGCGCGCGCATGGCGTCTTTAAATCACCCGGCAAACTGTATCCGTCGCTGGCCGTGACCGAGGCAGACCTTGCATTGACCAAGGATGCCGTGCTGCGCGCGGTGGAATCGATATCCGGATCCCAGGCTTAG
- a CDS encoding haloacid dehalogenase type II, which translates to MPITTVVFDAYGTLFDVNAAAMQAAKDPAHPDLADVWPAVARDWRLKQLQYTWLRAVAGQHCDFWKVTKDGLDWALEANGVTATATRVRLLELYWKLAAYAEVPAMLQALKTQGKATAILSNGSPDMLNGAVSSAGIGDVLDVVLSVEDVGVFKPHERVYDLVGAHFGCTKDEVLFVSSNGWDAAGAAGYGFQTAWVNRVGEPVDRLYAKPHHVLSDLTTIPEFT; encoded by the coding sequence ATGCCAATCACGACCGTTGTGTTTGATGCTTATGGGACGTTGTTCGACGTCAATGCCGCCGCAATGCAGGCGGCCAAAGACCCCGCCCATCCGGACTTGGCAGATGTCTGGCCTGCCGTAGCCCGCGATTGGCGGCTTAAACAGTTGCAGTACACTTGGCTGCGCGCGGTGGCTGGGCAACATTGCGATTTCTGGAAGGTAACGAAGGATGGGTTGGATTGGGCGCTGGAGGCAAACGGCGTGACCGCTACCGCGACCCGCGTGCGACTGTTAGAGCTTTACTGGAAACTGGCCGCCTATGCAGAGGTACCCGCCATGCTGCAAGCACTTAAGACGCAGGGCAAGGCAACCGCGATCCTGTCGAACGGCTCACCAGATATGCTGAACGGCGCGGTGTCTTCCGCAGGGATTGGCGATGTTCTTGATGTCGTTTTGAGCGTCGAAGATGTGGGCGTCTTCAAACCGCATGAGCGGGTTTATGATCTGGTTGGTGCGCATTTTGGCTGCACCAAGGACGAGGTGCTTTTCGTCTCATCCAACGGCTGGGACGCGGCGGGTGCCGCCGGTTACGGTTTTCAAACCGCTTGGGTGAACCGCGTAGGTGAACCGGTAGACCGGCTCTATGCCAAACCGCACCACGTCTTGTCCGATCTGACAACAATCCCGGAGTTTACCTGA
- a CDS encoding alpha/beta fold hydrolase, translating into MPSFTANDGLRLHYTDEGVGIPVIALAGLTRNGADFDHVAPHLPVRLIRPDYRGRGQSDWADPTTYTIPQEASDVIALMDHLELEKAAILGTSRGGLIAKVLAATAKDRLIGVALNDIGPVIADKGLDVIKGYIGRNPAQKTYAEAAEARAKLWTHFTDVPMTRWLAEVKAHYKETDDGLVIRYDPKLRDAVLAAGAQPAPDLWPLFDALAGLPLALIRGANSDLLAIKTANEMSRRRPDLIRADVAGRGHVPFLDEPEALNALHLWLEKLH; encoded by the coding sequence ATGCCCAGCTTTACGGCGAACGACGGGCTGCGCCTGCACTACACCGATGAGGGCGTTGGTATCCCCGTCATCGCCCTTGCTGGCCTCACACGCAACGGGGCTGACTTCGACCATGTCGCGCCCCACCTGCCCGTCCGCCTGATCCGTCCCGATTATCGCGGGCGCGGACAATCGGACTGGGCTGATCCTACCACCTATACGATCCCGCAAGAAGCGTCAGATGTGATTGCATTGATGGATCATCTGGAGCTTGAGAAGGCCGCGATCCTTGGCACCTCGCGCGGTGGGTTGATTGCGAAGGTGTTGGCGGCGACGGCCAAGGACCGCCTGATAGGCGTTGCATTGAACGACATTGGCCCGGTTATTGCGGACAAAGGGCTGGACGTGATCAAAGGCTATATCGGGCGCAATCCCGCCCAAAAAACCTACGCCGAGGCGGCAGAAGCGCGCGCGAAACTCTGGACGCACTTCACAGACGTGCCGATGACACGTTGGCTGGCCGAAGTGAAAGCCCACTACAAAGAAACGGACGATGGTTTGGTGATCCGCTACGACCCCAAACTGCGCGATGCGGTCCTTGCTGCAGGCGCGCAGCCTGCGCCTGATCTTTGGCCACTTTTTGATGCATTGGCGGGGCTGCCGCTGGCGCTGATCCGGGGCGCGAATTCGGACCTTTTAGCGATCAAGACCGCTAATGAGATGTCCCGCCGCCGCCCGGATTTGATCCGTGCTGATGTTGCAGGGCGCGGGCACGTGCCTTTCCTTGACGAACCCGAAGCGCTGAACGCGCTGCACCTTTGGTTGGAGAAACTACATTGA
- a CDS encoding FKBP-type peptidyl-prolyl cis-trans isomerase has product MSQAKAGDTVRITYIGTLTNGKMFDSSEGRDPLEFVVGSGQVIKGLDSAITGMAVGDKKDIAVPCDQAYGAHNPDARQTVPRTQIPADIPIETGTKLQMQTPQGQVLPIMVAEVTETEVTLDANHPLAGEDLNFAIEIVGIDAA; this is encoded by the coding sequence ATGAGCCAGGCAAAAGCAGGCGATACCGTACGCATTACCTATATTGGAACGCTGACCAACGGTAAGATGTTCGACAGCTCCGAGGGGCGCGATCCGTTGGAATTTGTGGTCGGCTCCGGTCAAGTGATCAAGGGACTTGATAGTGCAATAACCGGTATGGCGGTTGGTGACAAAAAGGATATCGCAGTACCATGCGATCAGGCTTACGGTGCACATAACCCCGATGCCCGCCAAACGGTGCCGCGCACGCAGATACCAGCGGACATCCCGATAGAAACGGGCACAAAGCTGCAAATGCAAACACCGCAGGGCCAAGTATTGCCAATCATGGTGGCTGAGGTGACCGAGACTGAAGTGACGCTGGATGCCAACCACCCGCTCGCGGGCGAGGATCTCAACTTCGCGATTGAGATTGTGGGGATCGACGCGGCCTAA
- a CDS encoding aromatic ring-hydroxylating oxygenase subunit alpha, with amino-acid sequence MTKPIRSLAARYYTDPLVFRLENEGLLAKTWQFGCHASDIANAGDYATFEIAGESLFAIRGRDDKIRVFYNVCQHRAHQLVSGTGTARVVVCPYHAWTYELTGELRAGPNIKAVEGFEKSSICLEEVRAEEFLGFVFVNLDPDAAPMEDWFPGARAELEEWVPHWADLKPLEWVEIAENCNWKVSVENYSECYHCSLNHPTFANGVVRPETYDIQPQGKCLRHTTECQSLDQMTYDINSGFAHSHEYSSWFLWPMFSFQVYPGNVLNTYHWRAIDAEHVVVWRGWYSVNGVDDPKVRQLAVQDRETTVEEDIHLVESVQRGLGSRGYRPGPLVIDPKGGVNSEHPVMHLQRWMREAIDG; translated from the coding sequence ATGACCAAACCCATCCGATCCCTGGCTGCACGTTATTATACCGATCCACTCGTGTTTCGGCTCGAAAATGAGGGCTTGCTGGCGAAGACTTGGCAGTTTGGTTGCCATGCATCGGACATTGCGAACGCCGGTGATTACGCAACATTCGAAATTGCGGGGGAGAGCCTCTTTGCGATCCGTGGGCGTGACGACAAGATTCGGGTTTTCTACAATGTCTGTCAGCACCGCGCCCATCAATTGGTCAGCGGTACGGGCACGGCTCGTGTTGTTGTCTGTCCGTATCACGCCTGGACCTACGAATTAACCGGAGAGCTGCGTGCAGGCCCCAACATCAAAGCGGTCGAAGGCTTTGAGAAATCCAGCATTTGCCTGGAAGAGGTCCGCGCAGAAGAGTTCCTGGGTTTTGTGTTCGTCAACCTCGACCCGGACGCCGCACCAATGGAAGATTGGTTTCCCGGGGCGCGTGCCGAGTTGGAAGAATGGGTGCCGCATTGGGCGGACCTTAAGCCGCTGGAATGGGTCGAGATTGCTGAGAACTGCAATTGGAAAGTATCGGTCGAAAACTATTCTGAGTGCTATCACTGCTCACTAAACCATCCGACCTTCGCCAATGGGGTGGTTAGGCCGGAAACCTATGACATCCAGCCGCAGGGGAAATGCCTGCGTCACACGACGGAGTGTCAGTCGCTGGATCAGATGACCTATGATATCAACTCGGGCTTTGCCCATTCCCACGAATACTCCAGCTGGTTCCTCTGGCCGATGTTTTCGTTCCAGGTCTACCCAGGCAATGTGCTGAATACCTATCACTGGCGGGCAATCGACGCAGAACATGTGGTTGTGTGGCGTGGGTGGTATTCAGTGAACGGAGTGGATGACCCCAAGGTGCGGCAACTTGCGGTGCAGGACCGGGAAACGACGGTGGAGGAAGACATCCACTTGGTCGAATCTGTGCAGCGTGGCCTCGGATCACGCGGTTACCGTCCCGGTCCACTGGTGATTGACCCGAA
- a CDS encoding TCR/Tet family MFS transporter: MNKRLAVTFILISVMLDSMGIGLILPVMPDLIQEVEGQGIGAAAVWGGILATTFAAMQFLFGPTLGSLSDRYGRRPILIISLVIMAFDYVLMALAYTIWLLIIARIIGGITAATQSTSAAFMADISEPEEKAANFGLIGAAFGLGFVLGPIIGGVLADYGTRAPFWAAACLAGANAVLGYFVLPETVTDRIRRPFEWRRANPLGAFKNIGALPNVKRLLAINFVRTIAFFVYPGVWAYFGAERFDWGPGMIGLSLGLFGIGIAVFQGLLIRPILKRIGERKAVILGMSFDVLAFVAIGFVTNGWVALALTPLTAMGSIAGPALQGIMSRTASDDQQGELQGTVTSINAVATIVAPLMVTQTFWFFTSVNAPFYLPGAPFLLSALLTIGCIVAFMQTPRPKRARST; this comes from the coding sequence ATGAATAAACGCCTTGCCGTCACTTTTATCCTGATCTCGGTCATGCTTGATAGCATGGGGATTGGTTTGATCCTGCCTGTCATGCCCGATTTGATCCAAGAGGTCGAAGGGCAAGGTATCGGTGCCGCCGCCGTCTGGGGAGGCATTCTGGCAACAACCTTTGCGGCGATGCAGTTTCTGTTCGGACCAACATTGGGCAGCCTTTCTGACCGCTACGGGCGCAGGCCCATTCTGATTATTTCGCTCGTCATTATGGCCTTTGACTACGTGCTGATGGCGCTGGCCTATACGATCTGGCTATTGATCATTGCGCGGATCATCGGCGGGATTACTGCCGCAACCCAATCCACATCTGCGGCCTTCATGGCAGATATATCAGAACCCGAAGAAAAGGCCGCCAATTTCGGCCTGATTGGTGCGGCCTTTGGCCTTGGATTCGTGCTTGGTCCGATCATCGGAGGCGTGCTTGCCGACTATGGCACGCGTGCACCGTTCTGGGCTGCGGCCTGCCTTGCCGGGGCAAATGCGGTCCTTGGCTATTTTGTTCTGCCAGAGACTGTCACAGATCGCATCCGCCGCCCTTTCGAATGGCGCCGCGCAAACCCGCTGGGCGCGTTCAAAAACATCGGGGCGCTGCCAAATGTAAAGCGACTTCTTGCGATCAACTTCGTCCGCACCATCGCCTTTTTTGTCTACCCAGGTGTCTGGGCCTATTTCGGGGCCGAGCGGTTTGACTGGGGCCCCGGTATGATCGGTCTGTCGCTTGGCCTTTTCGGGATCGGTATTGCCGTTTTTCAAGGTTTGCTGATCCGCCCCATCCTCAAGCGGATCGGGGAACGCAAAGCGGTGATCCTGGGAATGTCATTTGATGTACTGGCCTTCGTGGCAATCGGATTTGTGACCAACGGATGGGTAGCTTTGGCGCTGACACCACTCACCGCGATGGGGTCGATCGCGGGTCCGGCCCTACAGGGCATTATGTCGCGTACGGCGTCCGACGATCAGCAGGGCGAACTGCAGGGGACCGTCACCTCAATCAATGCCGTCGCCACTATTGTTGCGCCACTCATGGTGACACAAACGTTCTGGTTTTTTACCTCAGTCAATGCGCCTTTCTATTTGCCCGGCGCACCCTTCTTGTTGTCGGCCTTGCTGACCATTGGTTGCATTGTTGCTTTCATGCAAACACCAAGACCCAAGCGTGCCCGCTCGACCTAG
- a CDS encoding threonine ammonia-lyase, whose protein sequence is MNIDMIRAAADRIKGHARRTPILTSPFLDEIAGRRVFVKAECLQHTGSFKFRGGRAAVSALTDNALKTGVIAFSSGNHAQGVALAARDFGAPAVIVMPSDAPAIKIENTRALGAEVLLYDRGSQDRDEIGARLSKERGLTLIKPFDEPQVIAGQGTTGLEIAEDMNAMGVTDADVMVCCGGGGLTSGIALALAADAPGLRVRPAEPEEFDDVTRSLASGKIESNVRRDGSLCDAIITPQPGDITFPIMKEHCGPGVVVSEDECMRAVGLAFDRLRIVVEPGGAAALAAALFHPDEFTGDVVIAVATGGNVDPDVFAKALETFK, encoded by the coding sequence TTGAACATCGACATGATCCGCGCGGCGGCCGACCGCATCAAAGGGCACGCACGACGGACACCGATCCTGACCTCGCCCTTTCTGGATGAAATCGCGGGCCGCCGCGTGTTCGTCAAAGCCGAATGCCTTCAACACACCGGGTCGTTCAAATTCCGTGGCGGACGCGCTGCCGTGTCTGCTCTGACCGATAATGCGCTCAAAACCGGTGTGATCGCCTTTTCCAGCGGCAACCATGCGCAAGGCGTCGCTCTTGCCGCACGCGACTTTGGCGCGCCTGCCGTCATTGTGATGCCCAGCGACGCACCCGCAATCAAGATTGAGAACACCCGCGCACTCGGTGCCGAGGTGCTGCTTTATGATCGCGGCAGTCAGGACCGGGACGAGATCGGCGCACGCCTGTCAAAGGAACGCGGCCTGACCCTGATCAAGCCGTTTGACGAACCGCAAGTCATTGCCGGTCAAGGCACGACCGGTCTTGAGATTGCCGAAGATATGAACGCGATGGGCGTGACCGATGCTGATGTTATGGTCTGTTGCGGTGGCGGCGGGCTGACCTCGGGGATCGCTTTGGCGCTGGCAGCAGATGCGCCAGGGCTGCGGGTCAGACCGGCAGAACCGGAGGAATTTGACGATGTGACCCGCTCGCTGGCCAGCGGCAAGATCGAAAGCAATGTCCGCCGCGATGGATCGCTTTGCGATGCGATTATCACGCCGCAACCGGGCGACATCACCTTCCCGATCATGAAGGAACACTGCGGGCCGGGTGTTGTGGTCAGCGAAGATGAATGTATGCGCGCCGTCGGTCTGGCCTTTGACAGGTTGCGCATTGTGGTCGAACCAGGTGGTGCTGCCGCACTTGCAGCCGCTCTCTTCCACCCCGATGAATTCACGGGTGACGTGGTGATTGCAGTGGCAACAGGCGGAAATGTCGACCCTGACGTATTCGCAAAAGCCTTGGAGACTTTTAAATGA
- a CDS encoding MurR/RpiR family transcriptional regulator, protein MNGTNVSNTILERLAGELSELTPEARKAATYVLENPRDVGVSTVREIAEAANVKPNTVVRMARQVGFEGYEDFRAPFREAIRRGAADFPDRARWLQDIRKSDDLGGLYADMVQGALRNIEDTFAGITADDLKTAAEAIWTSDNVFTLGVGVNNSSARNFTYLASTGMVRFHAIPRAGSNAIDDLAWADKDDALVAITCKPYRAEVVEAVERAREQGMRIIAISDSPASPIIRAADHGFVISCDTPQFFPSSVSTIALLETLLSFVIAVASDEIVERVETFHRRRHQLGLYYAEEK, encoded by the coding sequence ATGAATGGGACAAATGTATCAAATACGATTCTGGAGCGGCTGGCCGGGGAGCTTTCAGAGCTAACGCCAGAGGCGCGGAAGGCGGCCACCTATGTGTTGGAAAACCCGCGCGATGTGGGGGTGTCGACGGTGCGCGAGATTGCAGAGGCCGCCAATGTGAAACCCAATACAGTGGTGCGTATGGCACGGCAGGTTGGTTTTGAGGGCTACGAGGATTTCCGCGCGCCCTTCCGCGAGGCGATCCGGCGGGGTGCCGCAGATTTCCCTGATCGCGCACGGTGGTTGCAGGACATTCGCAAGTCTGACGATCTTGGTGGGCTTTATGCCGATATGGTGCAAGGTGCACTGCGCAACATTGAGGACACATTCGCTGGCATCACGGCGGATGATCTGAAAACAGCGGCTGAGGCAATATGGACTTCAGACAATGTCTTCACACTGGGTGTCGGGGTGAATAACTCCAGCGCCCGCAATTTCACATATCTGGCGTCCACGGGCATGGTGCGGTTCCATGCTATCCCTCGTGCCGGATCAAACGCCATCGACGATCTGGCGTGGGCGGACAAAGACGATGCGCTGGTTGCGATCACGTGCAAACCTTACCGTGCCGAGGTGGTCGAAGCGGTTGAGCGCGCCCGCGAACAGGGCATGCGGATTATCGCGATCTCTGACAGTCCCGCCAGCCCGATCATTCGCGCCGCCGATCATGGCTTTGTCATCTCTTGCGACACCCCGCAGTTCTTTCCATCGTCTGTGAGCACAATTGCCCTGCTAGAGACGTTGTTGTCCTTTGTGATTGCCGTTGCCAGCGATGAAATCGTTGAACGGGTCGAGACCTTTCACAGACGCCGCCATCAACTGGGGCTTTATTATGCGGAGGAGAAATGA